From Patescibacteria group bacterium, a single genomic window includes:
- a CDS encoding SGNH/GDSL hydrolase family protein, with product MSETKKRWLTLIISVLLTLVAIECILHLFETQTYVSIWRINKDGMAVLKPNLDRNLFDNEELKYFHVKSNSLGFLGDDFSEEKASGTLRIVVLGDSYVEATGVDYNRTFVYQLSKKFQDLLFTNPSSTYNKVEVLNFGIGGTGTVDQMKYYEKYAQKYHPDVVVLAFYLQNDATDNSYSYKYKDAMLASKESWNTFPQYASTQINNFVSVKDRIYRMSAIIRFFDRIVRGSPVLYDFAVKFGLYRPPAKGENGLVIPYDDYYYITPLDEQRSKYLQFSIDLLDNLKKQLDKDGVKFALMFIPQGMTVDKNVLNSYLDQYPGLKNVDFNPKAFEDRLIAGLDPSIKMINLRETMEKEVSDGKEMYKNGWGHFSQGGHDVVSDVLAKFIFDSFYK from the coding sequence ATGAGCGAAACTAAAAAAAGGTGGCTAACTTTGATTATTTCGGTTTTACTGACCTTGGTCGCGATTGAATGTATTCTCCACCTCTTTGAAACTCAAACTTATGTCTCAATTTGGAGAATAAACAAAGACGGCATGGCGGTTTTGAAACCAAATTTAGACAGGAACTTGTTTGATAATGAAGAATTAAAATATTTCCATGTTAAATCTAATAGTTTAGGATTTTTAGGTGATGATTTTAGCGAAGAAAAGGCCAGCGGCACCTTGCGAATCGTGGTTTTGGGAGATTCGTATGTTGAGGCGACCGGGGTCGATTACAATAGAACTTTTGTATATCAATTAAGCAAAAAATTTCAAGATTTACTTTTTACAAATCCCAGTTCAACATACAATAAAGTTGAAGTATTAAACTTCGGTATTGGCGGTACGGGAACAGTGGACCAGATGAAATATTATGAAAAGTACGCCCAAAAATATCATCCCGATGTCGTGGTTTTAGCTTTTTATCTTCAAAATGACGCTACTGATAATAGTTATAGCTACAAATACAAGGATGCGATGTTGGCTTCAAAAGAATCATGGAACACTTTTCCTCAATACGCCTCAACACAGATAAATAACTTTGTATCAGTTAAGGATAGGATATACAGAATGTCAGCCATTATCAGGTTTTTTGATCGGATAGTAAGGGGCAGTCCGGTATTGTATGATTTTGCCGTTAAATTCGGTTTATATCGTCCGCCGGCTAAGGGTGAAAATGGACTGGTTATTCCTTATGATGATTATTATTACATTACTCCGTTGGATGAGCAGCGTTCGAAGTATTTACAATTTAGTATTGATCTTCTGGATAATTTAAAAAAACAGCTGGACAAAGATGGCGTTAAGTTCGCGCTCATGTTTATTCCGCAAGGCATGACGGTTGATAAAAATGTATTAAATTCATACCTCGATCAGTATCCCGGATTAAAAAATGTTGATTTTAATCCAAAGGCATTTGAAGACAGATTAATTGCCGGATTAGATCCTTCGATAAAAATGATAAATTTACGGGAAACAATGGAGAAAGAAGTATCTGACGGCAAGGAGATGTATAAAAATGGGTGGGGGCACTTTTCACAAGGTGGACACGATGTGGTATCCGATGTATTAGCGAAATTTATTTTTGATTCTTTTTATAAATAA
- a CDS encoding glycosyltransferase family 4 protein, with protein MSENKIRIAQIRGDGLGDRETKAWEYFPKDFEQTVFFAKKNVYHQSSLPFPSITLPASSDNFLFKNFYKYFFGQYKRMFGLEKHLQNFDIAHVGEIYNYYTYQAVAAKKLNKKLKVVAIVWENSFGRFEYNYWPGFKMPPLYWRRKLRQIISANAQGVDKFLPTTRDAAELLLDFGVPEKNIEIVVPGVIPAPAEDKPLPPQLAGKEIYLMVSRLVKEKGVYDVLYAWRMYLNKTSNPEKKIFVSISTGPEKENMLRIIKEWGMEDKFLFIDQVPYSEILGYYKAAKCLVLNSIPNPIWQEQFGYVLAESISAGTPVISTYCGAIPETVGRAGILVTPANPVALRDALFSLDDPIIYKNLKNACETEMKKFAIEEYARKMAGIYRSLV; from the coding sequence ATGAGCGAAAATAAAATAAGGATTGCGCAAATCCGCGGGGATGGTTTGGGTGATCGTGAAACAAAAGCCTGGGAGTATTTCCCCAAGGATTTTGAACAAACCGTTTTTTTTGCAAAAAAGAATGTTTATCACCAGTCATCCTTGCCCTTTCCATCAATTACATTGCCGGCCAGCAGTGATAATTTTTTATTTAAGAATTTTTATAAATACTTTTTTGGACAGTACAAAAGAATGTTCGGGTTGGAGAAGCATCTGCAAAATTTTGATATTGCGCACGTCGGTGAGATCTATAATTACTATACTTATCAGGCCGTGGCGGCAAAAAAATTGAACAAGAAACTAAAGGTAGTGGCTATTGTCTGGGAGAACAGCTTCGGCAGATTTGAATATAATTATTGGCCCGGTTTTAAAATGCCGCCTCTTTATTGGCGAAGAAAATTGAGACAGATAATCTCCGCCAATGCTCAAGGGGTCGATAAGTTTTTACCGACTACGAGAGATGCGGCCGAGCTGCTTTTGGATTTTGGCGTGCCGGAGAAAAATATAGAAATTGTCGTGCCCGGAGTTATTCCCGCACCCGCTGAAGATAAGCCACTGCCTCCGCAATTGGCCGGGAAAGAAATTTATCTGATGGTCAGCCGGCTGGTTAAAGAAAAAGGTGTTTATGATGTTCTGTACGCCTGGAGAATGTACTTGAACAAAACCAGCAATCCCGAAAAGAAAATTTTTGTAAGCATCAGCACCGGGCCGGAAAAAGAAAACATGTTGAGAATTATCAAAGAGTGGGGCATGGAAGACAAGTTTTTATTTATTGATCAGGTTCCATACAGTGAAATTTTGGGTTACTACAAAGCGGCCAAGTGCCTGGTCTTAAACAGCATCCCCAATCCGATCTGGCAGGAACAATTTGGGTATGTGTTGGCCGAATCCATCAGTGCCGGCACGCCGGTAATTTCAACTTATTGTGGCGCCATACCAGAAACCGTGGGCCGGGCCGGAATTTTGGTGACCCCGGCCAATCCAGTCGCACTTCGCGACGCCCTGTTCAGTTTGGATGATCCAATAATTTATAAAAATTTAAAAAACGCTTGTGAGACCGAAATGAAAAAATTTGCGATTGAAGAGTATGCCCGCAAGATGGCCGGGATTTATCGATCCCTTGTTTAA
- a CDS encoding DUF5989 family protein — protein sequence MINMLKQLWNFLKIRKAWWLAPILIILILFGVLLVFAQTSPLAPFIYTIF from the coding sequence ATGATCAACATGTTAAAGCAGCTCTGGAATTTTTTAAAAATCAGAAAGGCCTGGTGGCTGGCGCCAATTTTAATTATTTTGATTTTGTTTGGTGTTCTTTTGGTTTTTGCCCAGACCTCGCCGCTCGCGCCCTTTATTTACACGATATTTTAA
- a CDS encoding phospholipid carrier-dependent glycosyltransferase, whose translation MLEKIEKHKILIWLFLLASLNLALFAALYGFHPNNDTYSFIEFIRFFRGEHMSFFFFVPARYLNPFYAVMGATIFRFLTAEQGLIMTNIIFYYGLVFLTYGLIRRVFKSNFIGFTSALIVISGYAMVRYGLTQVQDIGGYFWFLLTIYAGWRWWENTKNKNWLFLGGIAVAFGVLTKESGCMGALFVGILFLLDKVSWKERAFNFIRFSVFPLATIIVNSFRGSAIHYSSLQWFTFNWQTYTTDNYTLFKWFGVHASTYNILWLFIIVGLYFLIKNWRTLDRNIKIYLLAVIPSSMSYYLWSLFVARTVFISAWFFVPIACYGIYRVYMKGRWYRHIAVGMVVLAMITPYIIQSTLRYATLFTIMDLCKNNISCTWDYFWKNRTNFSTTGDVLYFKYKL comes from the coding sequence ATGTTAGAAAAAATTGAGAAACATAAAATACTTATTTGGCTCTTTTTGTTGGCTTCTCTGAACTTGGCCCTATTCGCCGCGTTGTATGGTTTTCACCCAAACAACGACACTTACAGTTTTATTGAATTCATCAGATTTTTTCGAGGTGAACACATGTCGTTTTTCTTTTTCGTCCCGGCCCGGTATCTTAATCCCTTTTATGCGGTAATGGGCGCGACCATTTTCAGATTTTTGACCGCGGAACAGGGTTTAATCATGACCAATATCATTTTTTATTACGGCCTCGTGTTTTTAACTTATGGTCTGATCAGACGGGTATTTAAAAGTAATTTCATCGGCTTCACTTCTGCCCTGATTGTGATAAGTGGATACGCCATGGTACGTTACGGTTTGACCCAGGTTCAGGATATTGGCGGTTATTTCTGGTTTTTACTCACCATATACGCCGGCTGGAGATGGTGGGAAAATACTAAAAATAAGAATTGGCTTTTTTTAGGCGGCATCGCGGTGGCTTTTGGGGTACTGACAAAGGAAAGCGGTTGCATGGGCGCGCTGTTTGTCGGTATTTTATTTCTGCTTGATAAAGTTTCCTGGAAAGAAAGAGCGTTTAATTTTATCAGATTTTCTGTTTTTCCGCTGGCGACAATCATTGTTAACTCGTTTCGGGGGAGCGCCATTCATTACAGCTCCCTGCAATGGTTTACATTCAACTGGCAAACATACACGACGGACAATTACACCCTGTTCAAATGGTTTGGCGTCCATGCCAGCACCTATAACATTTTGTGGCTGTTTATTATAGTTGGTTTATACTTTCTGATTAAAAATTGGCGGACGCTTGATAGAAACATAAAAATTTATCTATTGGCGGTTATACCTTCAAGCATGTCTTATTACCTGTGGTCGCTGTTTGTCGCCCGGACAGTATTTATTTCCGCCTGGTTTTTTGTCCCTATTGCCTGCTATGGCATTTATAGGGTATATATGAAAGGCCGCTGGTACAGACATATTGCCGTGGGCATGGTCGTTTTGGCTATGATTACGCCATACATCATCCAAAGCACCCTGCGTTACGCGACCCTTTTCACCATTATGGACCTGTGTAAAAATAACATTTCGTGCACCTGGGATTACTTCTGGAAGAATAGAACAAATTTTAGCACTACCGGCGATGTTCTCTACTTTAAATACAAATTATAA
- a CDS encoding FkbM family methyltransferase, whose protein sequence is MKKLLLSIYKFFVNLIPAEKRNSIKSVFFIRPIYYFIISCLRTNFAIVQGHKMFLDSLDSLCLSVNEVYEPCILEIVNREVRKNDVVLDIGANIGYFTLIFARLVGEGGKVFAFEPDPINFELLKKNIEINGYKNVVLVQKAVSEKSETAKLYVSEINKGDHRIYDSGPDDVRKVVEIETVRLDDYFQDYAGKINFVKIDTQGAEGAVISGFLSTLQKDQCKNTKIITEFWPKGEWIFHTDSKQTLASFLDLGFKLYDIDEPAKETRLCPIEHFLNKYTVELDNGTNIFCVRE, encoded by the coding sequence GTGAAAAAGCTATTACTTTCCATTTATAAGTTTTTTGTCAATCTTATCCCTGCGGAGAAAAGAAACAGTATTAAATCAGTATTTTTTATCAGACCTATTTATTATTTCATAATTTCTTGTCTAAGAACAAATTTTGCCATAGTGCAAGGTCATAAAATGTTTTTGGATTCTTTGGATAGCTTGTGCCTTTCGGTCAATGAAGTTTATGAACCTTGTATATTAGAAATTGTAAATAGAGAAGTTAGGAAAAACGACGTGGTTTTGGACATCGGAGCCAACATCGGATACTTTACCTTGATCTTCGCCAGACTTGTGGGGGAGGGAGGAAAAGTTTTTGCCTTCGAGCCGGATCCGATTAATTTTGAGTTACTTAAAAAAAATATTGAAATAAATGGGTATAAGAATGTTGTTTTGGTTCAGAAGGCCGTTTCGGAAAAGTCGGAGACGGCTAAACTCTATGTATCGGAAATTAATAAGGGCGATCACAGAATATATGATTCCGGGCCGGACGATGTCCGTAAGGTCGTTGAGATTGAAACCGTGCGGTTGGATGATTATTTTCAAGATTATGCGGGGAAAATTAATTTTGTTAAAATTGATACGCAGGGAGCGGAAGGTGCGGTAATTTCAGGATTTCTCTCCACCTTACAGAAGGATCAATGTAAAAATACTAAGATAATTACTGAATTTTGGCCGAAGGGCGAATGGATATTTCACACTGATTCCAAACAGACGCTGGCGTCATTTTTAGATCTCGGTTTTAAATTATATGACATAGACGAGCCGGCCAAAGAGACAAGATTATGCCCCAT
- a CDS encoding carbamoyltransferase, translating into MNEFNINEQDIYILGLSFDYHDSAAALIKNGVVIAAAHEERFTRVKHDSDLPKNAVDYCLKAGGVEVNRLDYVVFYEKPLLKFERLLKTYINTWPRGFISFLKAIMVFVKSKLWVESRIRKALGGYKGEILFTEHHYAHAASAYYCSDFEDAVVVTMDGVGEYDTTTIGYGQGNKLTLTETIEFPDSLGLLYSALTYYLGFKVNSAEYKVMGLAPYGDPEKYYDKFKELVAVKDDGSFKLNMKYFSYEAGLRMTNKNFDQLFGGPAVKFGTAPTQREKDIAAALQKITNEIVLKIVDHARQVHPSKNLCMAGGVALNCVANGKILEKGWFENLYIQPASGDAGGAVGSALYVYYQVLSHQFPPSNQKVMVNAYLGPEYSNEEIKNFLDNEKIKYQYLNDSELIDKISDLITGSNVIGLFGGRMEYGPRALGNRSIIADARNKENWQKVNLKIKFRESFRPFAPTVLEDKNSECFDIKYPTPYMLLVAQVKRTDIPAITHVDNSARIQSVSRAQNPRYYDIINAFYQKTGCPVIINTSFNVRGEPIVMSPKDALSTFLNTFMDYLVLGNYLISKKDNQHLVDEEKMRTYLGKFKLD; encoded by the coding sequence ATTTAACATAAACGAGCAGGATATTTACATTCTGGGGCTTTCGTTTGACTATCATGATTCAGCCGCGGCTTTGATCAAAAATGGGGTAGTAATCGCGGCGGCCCACGAAGAGCGTTTTACGCGCGTAAAACATGATTCTGATTTGCCGAAGAACGCGGTGGACTATTGTCTTAAGGCCGGGGGCGTAGAAGTCAATCGTCTCGATTACGTGGTTTTTTATGAGAAGCCGCTTTTAAAATTTGAACGCCTGCTCAAAACCTACATCAACACCTGGCCGCGAGGGTTTATTTCCTTTCTCAAAGCAATAATGGTGTTTGTCAAAAGTAAACTTTGGGTCGAAAGCCGGATCAGAAAAGCCCTGGGCGGGTACAAGGGCGAAATTTTGTTTACCGAGCATCACTACGCGCACGCGGCCAGCGCCTATTATTGTTCTGATTTTGAGGACGCGGTGGTGGTTACGATGGATGGAGTGGGTGAGTATGATACCACCACCATCGGCTATGGCCAAGGCAATAAACTGACACTGACAGAAACTATTGAGTTCCCGGATTCTTTAGGCCTTCTTTATTCGGCTTTGACCTACTATTTAGGTTTTAAAGTTAATAGCGCCGAATATAAAGTAATGGGCTTGGCTCCATACGGAGATCCGGAAAAATATTACGATAAATTTAAAGAATTGGTTGCAGTTAAAGACGACGGCAGTTTTAAATTGAACATGAAGTATTTTTCCTATGAAGCTGGTTTACGCATGACCAATAAGAATTTTGACCAGCTTTTCGGCGGTCCGGCTGTAAAATTCGGCACGGCCCCGACCCAGCGCGAAAAAGATATTGCCGCGGCTTTGCAGAAGATCACCAATGAAATCGTTTTAAAAATTGTTGACCATGCCCGGCAAGTGCACCCGTCAAAAAATTTGTGCATGGCCGGCGGGGTGGCTTTAAACTGCGTGGCCAATGGCAAAATCTTGGAGAAGGGCTGGTTTGAGAATTTATACATCCAGCCGGCTTCAGGCGACGCCGGTGGCGCGGTCGGCAGTGCTCTGTATGTTTATTACCAGGTTTTGAGTCACCAGTTCCCGCCGTCGAACCAGAAGGTAATGGTCAACGCTTACTTGGGTCCGGAATACAGTAATGAAGAAATTAAAAATTTCCTTGATAACGAAAAAATTAAGTATCAATATTTAAATGACAGCGAGCTGATTGATAAGATTTCTGATTTAATTACCGGCAGTAATGTCATCGGGCTTTTTGGTGGGCGCATGGAATACGGCCCGCGCGCTTTGGGCAATCGCTCAATCATCGCTGACGCCCGCAACAAGGAAAATTGGCAGAAGGTGAATTTGAAAATCAAATTCAGGGAGAGTTTCCGGCCGTTCGCGCCGACCGTGCTTGAGGATAAAAACAGCGAATGTTTTGACATAAAATACCCGACGCCCTATATGCTTTTGGTCGCACAGGTAAAGAGAACGGACATCCCGGCCATCACTCATGTTGATAATTCGGCCCGCATCCAGTCGGTCAGCAGAGCGCAGAATCCGCGTTATTACGATATAATTAACGCCTTTTACCAAAAAACCGGTTGTCCGGTTATTATCAATACCTCCTTTAATGTCCGCGGCGAGCCCATAGTGATGTCGCCCAAAGACGCGTTGAGCACGTTTTTAAACACCTTCATGGACTATCTGGTTCTGGGTAATTATCTGATTTCCAAGAAAGACAACCAGCATCTGGTGGATGAGGAAAAAATGAGAACTTATTTGGGCAAATTTAAACTTGATTAA
- a CDS encoding glycosyltransferase family 2 protein, which yields MKLSVIVPVYNEKSTITEILTKLSDLDLAGVEKEIIIVDDCSVDGTREFLKSSNGWGRVLFHDQNQGKGAAIRSGLKEATGDYVVIQDADLEYDPSDFKPMMEKMISEGLLVLYGSRRLKEENTQYSGLLYYFGGWLLTILANLLYGQKLTDEPTCYKMFKTDFLKNLDLHCRRFEFCPEVTALTALRGIKISEVPISYRPRHKAEGKKICWRDELVAIWTLLKYRIKI from the coding sequence GTGAAGCTTTCAGTAATCGTTCCGGTTTATAACGAAAAAAGTACCATCACCGAGATTTTAACAAAATTGAGTGATTTGGATTTGGCCGGCGTTGAAAAAGAAATAATTATTGTTGATGATTGCTCCGTGGACGGGACGCGCGAATTTCTTAAGAGTTCAAATGGCTGGGGCAGAGTGCTTTTTCATGACCAGAACCAGGGAAAGGGGGCGGCGATTCGAAGCGGATTAAAAGAAGCCACCGGCGATTATGTTGTGATCCAAGATGCTGATTTGGAGTATGATCCAAGTGATTTTAAACCGATGATGGAAAAAATGATCAGCGAGGGGTTGTTGGTTCTTTATGGTTCAAGACGCCTAAAAGAAGAAAATACACAATATTCAGGACTGTTGTATTATTTTGGTGGATGGTTGCTCACGATTTTAGCCAACCTATTATACGGACAAAAATTAACCGACGAGCCGACTTGTTATAAAATGTTTAAAACCGATTTTCTAAAAAATTTAGATTTGCATTGCCGCCGTTTTGAGTTCTGCCCCGAAGTGACCGCGCTTACGGCCCTGCGCGGAATAAAAATCTCGGAAGTGCCTATTTCCTACCGGCCCCGGCATAAGGCAGAAGGCAAGAAAATTTGTTGGCGTGATGAGTTAGTCGCAATTTGGACATTATTAAAATATAGAATAAAAATATAA
- a CDS encoding NAD-dependent epimerase/dehydratase family protein: MERKDFWHGKRVLVTGGDGFLASNLVKQLLNCGACVTITVRHTRPFNMLNLIGADSAPDVEYCDLLDYYALRRICDRHQIDTMFHLAASAIVSDASNAPMSTIENNVAGTLNILEVARVNKIPRVVIASTDKSYGDHANDNLESLPYRENYALRGLDVYSASKVCVDMLSQTYSYQFKLPVVILRPCNMYGPGDLNFSRLIPRTIMCLLSDLPPHINTGNADVLREYLYIEDVVTGYLLAAEKIKSIYGENNSLMPKSGKETYGWAAYNLGSYSQAELADVSKCDKIRSVTMVIDMLRKKIKDIEPIMQEKAPNFIEIPNQYLDSSKIRALGFKPEITFAEGLDRTLAWYKENFSRLEGLAQHYIVTN, encoded by the coding sequence ATGGAACGAAAAGATTTTTGGCATGGCAAACGAGTTCTTGTTACCGGAGGGGATGGTTTTTTAGCATCAAATTTAGTAAAACAGCTTTTGAATTGCGGCGCTTGTGTAACTATTACCGTGCGCCACACCCGTCCGTTTAACATGCTTAATTTAATCGGCGCAGATAGCGCCCCCGATGTTGAATATTGTGACCTCCTTGATTATTATGCTTTGCGCAGGATTTGCGACCGCCATCAGATAGACACCATGTTTCACTTGGCCGCTTCGGCTATTGTGAGCGACGCCAGCAATGCGCCGATGTCAACCATTGAAAACAATGTGGCCGGCACTTTAAATATTTTAGAAGTTGCCAGGGTTAATAAAATTCCCCGGGTGGTCATCGCTTCCACGGATAAGTCGTATGGGGATCATGCGAACGATAATTTGGAAAGCTTGCCTTATAGAGAAAATTACGCCCTGCGCGGGCTGGATGTTTATAGCGCGTCCAAGGTTTGCGTGGACATGCTTAGCCAGACATATTCTTATCAGTTTAAGTTACCGGTTGTTATTTTGCGGCCTTGTAATATGTATGGCCCGGGCGATCTGAATTTTTCCCGTTTGATACCGCGGACCATAATGTGTTTGCTTTCAGACCTGCCTCCTCATATTAACACTGGTAATGCCGACGTTTTGAGAGAATACCTTTATATTGAAGATGTTGTCACCGGGTATCTTTTAGCGGCCGAAAAGATAAAATCTATTTATGGAGAAAATAACAGTTTAATGCCCAAATCAGGCAAGGAAACTTATGGCTGGGCGGCGTATAATCTGGGTTCTTACTCGCAAGCGGAATTGGCGGATGTATCCAAATGCGACAAGATCCGCAGTGTTACCATGGTGATTGATATGTTGCGTAAAAAAATAAAAGACATTGAACCGATTATGCAAGAAAAAGCGCCGAATTTTATTGAGATCCCCAATCAATATTTGGATTCCAGTAAGATCAGGGCTCTTGGTTTTAAACCGGAAATTACTTTTGCCGAGGGTTTGGATCGCACCTTGGCCTGGTATAAGGAAAATTTCAGCCGTTTAGAGGGTCTGGCCCAGCATTATATCGTAACCAATTAA